A section of the Echeneis naucrates chromosome 12, fEcheNa1.1, whole genome shotgun sequence genome encodes:
- the ark2ca gene encoding E3 ubiquitin-protein ligase RNF165 isoform X1: MCQCVLVIGLRGSLLCLFSWDSSQLSSDHLHPFPIGAHFTRHHNSHATSCRHFHLGAPQAPISAEFPLGHASQPPQTGLATHLPPAHHPPLTALPAPPQFQDVPGPPFLPQALHQQYLIQQQLLEAQHRRIHPHSRRTQERIPLNPHRLRSGYEYSPPLHVPQPMTQQPRYLAEGTDWDLSVDAGLPHHQYQLQQLPQHYQHYLASPRMHHFPRNTSSAQVVVHEIRNYPYPQLHLLALQSLNPSRHATAVRESYEELLQLEDRLGSVSRGAVQTTIERFTFPHKYKKRKPLQLKIGEEEETDVDEKCTICLSMLEDGEDVRRLPCMHLFHQGCVDQWLATSRKCPICRVDIETQLNPDS, from the exons ATGTGTCAATGTGTGCTTGTCATCGGTTTGCGTGggtctctgttgtgtttgtttagttgGGACTCATCACAACTCAGTTCTGACCACTTGCATCCATTTCCCATAGGAGCACACTTCACCAGGCACCACAACAGCCATGCTACCTCCTGTCGACACTTTCACCTGGGCGCTCCCCAGGCGCCCATCTCAGCCGAGTTCCCTCTAGGACACGCCAGCCAGCCCCCTCAGACAGGCCTGGCCACCCACCTTCCCCCGGCACACCATCCGCCCCTCACTGCCCTGCCTGCACCTCCTCAGTTCCAGGATGTGCCGGGGCCTCCATTCCTACCTCAGGCCTTACACCAGCAATACCTCATCCAACAGCAGCTTCTTGAAGCGCAGCATCGCAGGATCCACCCGCACTCCAG ACGAACCCAGGAGCGGATTCCTCTGAACCCTCATCGACTGCGTTCAGGCTATGAGTactcccctcccctccatgTTCCCCAACCAATGACACAGCAGCCACGGTACCTGGCCGAAGGCACTGACTG ggATCTCAGTGTAGACGCTGGCCTCCCTCACCACCAGTaccagctccagcagcttcCACAGCACTATCAGCATTACTTAGCCTCCCCTCGGATGCACCACTTCCCCAGGAACACATCCTCTGCACAAGTG GTTGTGCATGAAATCAGAAACTACCCGTACCCCCAGCTGCACCTGTTGGCACTGCAAAGTCTGAATCCTTCAAGGCATGCCACCGCTGTGCGAGAAAGCTATGAG gagctgctgcagttggAGGACCGACTGGGGAGTGTCAGTAGAGGAGCTGTTCAGACGACCATAGAGAGATTCACCTTCCcgcacaaatacaaaaag AGAAAGCCCCTGCAGCTGAAGattggggaggaggaggaaacagatgtggatgagaaatgtaccatctgtctgtccatgttGGAGGATGGGGAGGATGTCAG gaGATTGCCCTGCATGCACCTATTCCACCAGGGCTGTGTGGACCAATGGCTTGCCACCAGCAGGAAGTGTCCAATCTGCCGAGTTGACATCGAAACACAGCTGAACCCTGACAGCTGA
- the ark2ca gene encoding E3 ubiquitin-protein ligase RNF165 isoform X2, whose protein sequence is MVLVHVGYLVLPVFGSVRNRGAHFTRHHNSHATSCRHFHLGAPQAPISAEFPLGHASQPPQTGLATHLPPAHHPPLTALPAPPQFQDVPGPPFLPQALHQQYLIQQQLLEAQHRRIHPHSRRTQERIPLNPHRLRSGYEYSPPLHVPQPMTQQPRYLAEGTDWDLSVDAGLPHHQYQLQQLPQHYQHYLASPRMHHFPRNTSSAQVVVHEIRNYPYPQLHLLALQSLNPSRHATAVRESYEELLQLEDRLGSVSRGAVQTTIERFTFPHKYKKRKPLQLKIGEEEETDVDEKCTICLSMLEDGEDVRRLPCMHLFHQGCVDQWLATSRKCPICRVDIETQLNPDS, encoded by the exons ATGGTGTTAGTACATGTTGGATATCTGGTTCTCCCCGTCTTCGGCTCAGTTAGAAACAGAG GAGCACACTTCACCAGGCACCACAACAGCCATGCTACCTCCTGTCGACACTTTCACCTGGGCGCTCCCCAGGCGCCCATCTCAGCCGAGTTCCCTCTAGGACACGCCAGCCAGCCCCCTCAGACAGGCCTGGCCACCCACCTTCCCCCGGCACACCATCCGCCCCTCACTGCCCTGCCTGCACCTCCTCAGTTCCAGGATGTGCCGGGGCCTCCATTCCTACCTCAGGCCTTACACCAGCAATACCTCATCCAACAGCAGCTTCTTGAAGCGCAGCATCGCAGGATCCACCCGCACTCCAG ACGAACCCAGGAGCGGATTCCTCTGAACCCTCATCGACTGCGTTCAGGCTATGAGTactcccctcccctccatgTTCCCCAACCAATGACACAGCAGCCACGGTACCTGGCCGAAGGCACTGACTG ggATCTCAGTGTAGACGCTGGCCTCCCTCACCACCAGTaccagctccagcagcttcCACAGCACTATCAGCATTACTTAGCCTCCCCTCGGATGCACCACTTCCCCAGGAACACATCCTCTGCACAAGTG GTTGTGCATGAAATCAGAAACTACCCGTACCCCCAGCTGCACCTGTTGGCACTGCAAAGTCTGAATCCTTCAAGGCATGCCACCGCTGTGCGAGAAAGCTATGAG gagctgctgcagttggAGGACCGACTGGGGAGTGTCAGTAGAGGAGCTGTTCAGACGACCATAGAGAGATTCACCTTCCcgcacaaatacaaaaag AGAAAGCCCCTGCAGCTGAAGattggggaggaggaggaaacagatgtggatgagaaatgtaccatctgtctgtccatgttGGAGGATGGGGAGGATGTCAG gaGATTGCCCTGCATGCACCTATTCCACCAGGGCTGTGTGGACCAATGGCTTGCCACCAGCAGGAAGTGTCCAATCTGCCGAGTTGACATCGAAACACAGCTGAACCCTGACAGCTGA
- the ark2ca gene encoding E3 ubiquitin-protein ligase RNF165 isoform X3 has protein sequence MVLVHVGYLVLPVFGSVRNRGTTSSWLTATGAHFTRHHNSHATSCRHFHLGAPQAPISAEFPLGHASQPPQTGLATHLPPAHHPPLTALPAPPQFQDVPGPPFLPQALHQQYLIQQQLLEAQRTQERIPLNPHRLRSGYEYSPPLHVPQPMTQQPRYLAEGTDWDLSVDAGLPHHQYQLQQLPQHYQHYLASPRMHHFPRNTSSAQVVVHEIRNYPYPQLHLLALQSLNPSRHATAVRESYEELLQLEDRLGSVSRGAVQTTIERFTFPHKYKKRKPLQLKIGEEEETDVDEKCTICLSMLEDGEDVRRLPCMHLFHQGCVDQWLATSRKCPICRVDIETQLNPDS, from the exons ATGGTGTTAGTACATGTTGGATATCTGGTTCTCCCCGTCTTCGGCTCAGTTAGAAACAGAGGTACGACTagct CGTGGCTAACAGCGACCGGAG CACACTTCACCAGGCACCACAACAGCCATGCTACCTCCTGTCGACACTTTCACCTGGGCGCTCCCCAGGCGCCCATCTCAGCCGAGTTCCCTCTAGGACACGCCAGCCAGCCCCCTCAGACAGGCCTGGCCACCCACCTTCCCCCGGCACACCATCCGCCCCTCACTGCCCTGCCTGCACCTCCTCAGTTCCAGGATGTGCCGGGGCCTCCATTCCTACCTCAGGCCTTACACCAGCAATACCTCATCCAACAGCAGCTTCTTGAAGCGCA ACGAACCCAGGAGCGGATTCCTCTGAACCCTCATCGACTGCGTTCAGGCTATGAGTactcccctcccctccatgTTCCCCAACCAATGACACAGCAGCCACGGTACCTGGCCGAAGGCACTGACTG ggATCTCAGTGTAGACGCTGGCCTCCCTCACCACCAGTaccagctccagcagcttcCACAGCACTATCAGCATTACTTAGCCTCCCCTCGGATGCACCACTTCCCCAGGAACACATCCTCTGCACAAGTG GTTGTGCATGAAATCAGAAACTACCCGTACCCCCAGCTGCACCTGTTGGCACTGCAAAGTCTGAATCCTTCAAGGCATGCCACCGCTGTGCGAGAAAGCTATGAG gagctgctgcagttggAGGACCGACTGGGGAGTGTCAGTAGAGGAGCTGTTCAGACGACCATAGAGAGATTCACCTTCCcgcacaaatacaaaaag AGAAAGCCCCTGCAGCTGAAGattggggaggaggaggaaacagatgtggatgagaaatgtaccatctgtctgtccatgttGGAGGATGGGGAGGATGTCAG gaGATTGCCCTGCATGCACCTATTCCACCAGGGCTGTGTGGACCAATGGCTTGCCACCAGCAGGAAGTGTCCAATCTGCCGAGTTGACATCGAAACACAGCTGAACCCTGACAGCTGA